The following proteins are co-located in the Solanum pennellii chromosome 8, SPENNV200 genome:
- the LOC107028791 gene encoding uncharacterized protein LOC107028791 has product MSSTAMDTQPPPPPPCWSNIVKQQPPPRPPPQITTTPATVTAAVAAETAAKVGNGVLVGSCKSTKGIAVAVVDANAIIQGGDKLNHSADRFVTVPEVLAEIRDRNSRHSLNLLPFTIDTTEPSPDSLKKVISFARSTGDLHTLSDVDLKLIALTYTLHAQFHGTQQLRDCPPAIHMINVKRLPEKDLPGWGANISNPEEWEAIEHALDEGADTTSRILPLKDLSLNVIPLDQQSGRDGSVVNGGDSHSENQMDFDDGFSKPQKYLPQKKEVKIDGKKMVADGIDASQGQYDDHGDDWLPAVSRSTHRRFLRRKARREMSETSSKVDDLQDATENTVDENLENCQCDDISMHQIPEENPEANAEDGNVSEVREGEEKLSTILSEMRLEEDSAKALQDDADVNISNEGPESNDANQDGKEFEEDDFVCADVGAEDAEMSSQMDESVETSFVDDNSSEQSWMLKSLSESSVACVTADYAMQNVILQIGLRLVAPGGMQIRELHRWVLKCHACYKVTTDVTKIFCPNCGNGGTLRKVAVTVGENGIVIAARRPRISLRGTKFSLPLPQGGRGAVTKNPVLREDQLPQKYLYPKTKKKNKGDDNIFTPDTIFLNHTSKKAPLQPPVRKALAVFSGKRNPNDNHYSRAKH; this is encoded by the exons ATGAGCTCTACAGCCATGGATACCCAACCCCCTCCTCCGCCACCATGTTGGAGCAACATAGTGAAGCAACAACCGCCGCCACGGCCACCACCGCAAATAACTACTACTCCGGCCACCGTCACTGCCGCCGTAGCTGCAGAAACGGCGGCGAAGGTAGGTAATGGAGTTTTGGTAGGGAGCTGTAAGTCGACGAAGGGGATAGCAGTGGCTGTGGTAGATGCAAACGCTATAATTCAAGGCGGAGATAAGCTGAATCATTCGGCTGATCGGTTTGTCACTGTACCTGAAGTGCTTGCGGAGATTCGTGACCGGAACTCCCGTCATTCACTCAATTTACTTCCGTTCACTATTGATACCACGGAGCCTTCCCCTGATTCTCTTAAAAAAG TTATCAGCTTTGCAAGGAGTACTGGTGATTTGCACACACTTTCTGATGTGGATCTCAAGCTCATTGCTTTAACTTACACATTGCACGCTCAATTTCATGGAACTCAGCAGCTCCGAGATTGCCCTCCAGCTATTCACATGATTAATGTAAAAAGGTTGCCGGAGAAGGACTTGCCTGGATGGGGCGCTAACATCTCTAATCCGGAAGAATGGGAAGCAATAGAACATGCACTTGATGAAGGAGCAGACACTACCTCTAGAATTCTTCCCTTGAAAGATTTGAGCTTGAATGTTATTCCTCTCGATCAACAAAGTGGTAGAGATGGTTCTGTCGTGAATGGTGGTGATTCTCATTCTGAGAATCAGATGGATTTCGATGATGGCTTCAGTAAACCTCAAAAGTACTTGCCACAGAAAAAAGAGGTGAAGATTGATGGTAAGAAGATGGTTGCTGATGGAATTGATGCATCACAGGGACAATATGACGATCATGGTGATGATTGGCTACCTGCTGTGAGCAGAAGTACTCATAGGAGATTTCTCAGGCGAAAAGCTAGACGTGAAATGTCTGAAACATCATCTAAAGTGGATGATTTACAAGATGCAACTGAAAATACAGTCGATGAAAACCTCGAAAACTGTCAATGCGATGATATCTCTATGCACCAAATCCCTGAAGAAAATCCTGAGGCTAATGCCGAGGATGGTAATGTTTCTGAAGTAAGAGAAGGTGAAGAAAAATTGTCTACGATTTTGTCTGAGATGCGGCTTGAAGAAGATTCTGCTAAAGCTCTTCAAGATGACGCAGATGTAAACATTTCCAATGAGGGGCCTGAATCAAATGATGCTAATCAAGACGGtaaagaatttgaagaagatgattTCGTCTGTGCAGATGTAGGAGCGGAAGATGCGGAGATGTCCAGCCAGATGGATGAGAGCGTTGAGACATCGTTTGTGGATGATAACAGCAGTGAAcaaagttggatgttaaaaTCTTTGTCCGAATCAAGTGTGGCCTGTGTGACAGCTGATTATGCAATGCAAAATGTTATTCTTCAAATCGGTTTACGCCTTGTGGCACCTGGAGGAATGCAGATCCGTGAGCTGCACAG GTGGGTACTGAAATGCCATGCCTGTTATAAAGTGACAACAGATGTTACTAAGATTTTCTGTCCCAATTGTGGAAATGGGGGCACTTTACGCAAGGTAGCAGTGACTGTTGGCGAAAATGGCATTGTCATTGCAGCACGCAGACCACGTATATCCTTGCGAGGGACAAAG TTCTCCCTGCCTTTACCTCAAGGGGGTAGAGGTGCTGTTACCAAGAACCCAGTGTTACGCGAGGACCAGCTTCCGCAGAAGTATCTTTATCctaaaacaaagaagaagaacaag GGAGATGACAACATATTTACTCCGGACACTATTTTTCTCAACCATACTAGTAAGAAGGCTCCTCTGCAGCCCCCTGTTCGCAAGGCACTAGCTGTTTTCAGCGGGAAGAGAAATCCTAACGACAATCATTATTCTCGCGCTAAGCATTAG